A single Cetobacterium somerae ATCC BAA-474 DNA region contains:
- the ilvA gene encoding threonine ammonia-lyase → MDCNFTLEDILKANETIKDSLKRTPVVECPTLREMTGNAVYFKLENLQKTGSFKLRGALNKIASLSPEERAAGVIASSAGNHAQGVALGAAAQGIKATIVMPATAPLAKIAATKSYGAEVILEGEVYDDAYRKACEIQKETGATFLHPFDDKFVMAGQGTIGLEILEDIPDVDIVLVPIGGGGIIGGIAKAIKSLRPEAKVIGIEAAHAASMAEAVAMKEICEISTKPTIADGIAVRKAGCEPFKIVQECVDEIVTVTEDEIAKAILFLMEKSKVVAEGAGATTVAAILAGKIKAENKKVCAVISGGNIDINLVERVLNKALILEGRRFAFSIELSDKVGEMAKVVATICEMNANILSINQTMYSQNLGITSQEATFVLECFDKQHQEKVREKLTNMGYRMY, encoded by the coding sequence ACCTTAGAAGATATATTAAAGGCTAATGAAACTATAAAGGATTCATTAAAGAGAACACCTGTAGTAGAGTGTCCAACTCTTAGAGAGATGACTGGAAATGCAGTGTATTTTAAGTTAGAAAATCTTCAAAAAACAGGTTCGTTTAAATTAAGAGGAGCTTTAAATAAGATAGCAAGTCTTTCACCAGAGGAAAGAGCAGCTGGTGTTATAGCTTCTTCAGCAGGAAATCACGCTCAGGGAGTAGCACTAGGAGCTGCAGCTCAAGGAATAAAAGCTACAATAGTTATGCCAGCAACAGCTCCATTAGCAAAAATTGCAGCTACAAAATCGTATGGTGCAGAGGTAATTTTAGAAGGTGAAGTTTATGATGATGCTTACAGAAAAGCTTGTGAAATTCAAAAAGAAACTGGAGCCACTTTTTTACACCCTTTTGATGATAAATTTGTAATGGCAGGACAGGGAACAATTGGATTAGAGATATTAGAGGACATACCTGATGTAGATATTGTTTTAGTTCCTATTGGAGGAGGAGGAATTATTGGTGGTATAGCAAAAGCTATAAAATCATTAAGGCCAGAAGCTAAAGTAATTGGAATTGAAGCAGCTCATGCAGCTTCAATGGCAGAAGCTGTTGCTATGAAAGAAATCTGTGAAATTTCAACAAAACCAACAATTGCAGATGGAATAGCAGTAAGAAAAGCAGGATGTGAGCCATTTAAAATAGTTCAAGAATGTGTTGATGAAATAGTAACTGTAACAGAAGATGAAATAGCAAAAGCGATACTATTTCTTATGGAAAAAAGTAAAGTTGTAGCTGAGGGAGCAGGAGCTACTACAGTTGCAGCAATTTTAGCTGGAAAAATAAAAGCTGAAAATAAAAAAGTTTGTGCTGTAATATCAGGTGGTAATATTGATATTAACCTTGTTGAAAGAGTTTTAAATAAGGCTCTTATACTTGAAGGAAGAAGATTTGCATTTTCAATAGAACTTTCAGATAAAGTTGGAGAGATGGCAAAAGTTGTGGCTACTATTTGTGAAATGAATGCAAATATTTTAAGTATAAATCAAACTATGTATAGTCAAAATTTAGGAATAACTTCTCAAGAAGCAACTTTTGTATTAGAATGTTTCGATAAACAGCACCAAGAAAAAGTAAGAGAAAAATTAACAAATATGGGGTATAGAATGTATTAA
- a CDS encoding DsbA family oxidoreductase, whose protein sequence is MKISIILDFVCPYCYVGEKILEKALKEKNLKPEFRFFPYELSPEPKPQPIVNEASKEYFEKNIVNWAKQENIEVNFPTISPKPRTALAFEGIYIAEKYDKGIEYVRAVLEAYWLHNKDIGNVEILIEIADNLLIPKFEFADALLSGKFKEAHQKLNAEVSEFDFDVVPTFYIDDTQLETFPRTTEKWLELLK, encoded by the coding sequence ATGAAAATATCAATAATTTTAGATTTTGTATGTCCATATTGTTATGTTGGAGAAAAAATTTTAGAAAAAGCTTTAAAAGAAAAAAATTTAAAACCAGAATTTAGATTTTTTCCTTATGAGCTTTCACCTGAACCGAAACCACAACCTATAGTTAACGAAGCTAGCAAAGAATATTTTGAAAAAAATATAGTTAATTGGGCAAAACAGGAAAATATTGAAGTTAATTTTCCAACAATCAGTCCAAAACCTAGAACAGCATTAGCTTTTGAAGGAATATATATCGCTGAAAAATATGACAAAGGAATTGAATATGTTAGAGCAGTTCTAGAAGCATATTGGCTACATAATAAAGATATCGGAAACGTTGAAATATTAATTGAAATTGCTGATAATTTATTAATACCCAAATTTGAATTTGCTGACGCTTTATTATCTGGTAAATTTAAAGAAGCTCATCAAAAACTAAATGCTGAAGTTTCTGAATTTGATTTTGACGTTGTACCTACTTTCTACATCGATGATACTCAACTTGAAACTTTTCCTAGAACAACTGAAAAATGGTTAGAATTATTAAAATAG
- a CDS encoding M14 family metallopeptidase encodes MSKTFLLTFLSLTTLVLAKTEYTGGKYLGKDVITNLDVEDLEDGKTYEFFFEGTENSLGNPWYIPVTVIKGEKSGKKFLINSGVHGNELNPILTTYKIKEKLKPQDLKGTITIVHGMNIPGLLNNNRGYTFGGGSESTSDLNRQMDSGKTATSDQKYSTLLWNNLLSKNADKVIDLHTSGKGSKFPLFVYADFRNPDIKKMAELTRADIVKMDNGEKGSVETSFVELGIPSITFELGSSETQEALIVERATNGVINNLIYWDNLSGKKITPETETFYGNSWSRIRAEKGGFVETKVNVMDKVKKGDILFTQYDAFGKVLKNYEAPNDGVVASVKDYPFSEPGDSLGRVIEYDSKDKDQILK; translated from the coding sequence ATGTCAAAAACTTTTTTATTAACTTTTTTATCATTAACTACACTAGTACTTGCTAAAACTGAGTATACTGGAGGAAAATATCTTGGGAAAGATGTAATAACAAACTTAGATGTAGAGGATTTAGAGGATGGAAAAACATATGAATTTTTCTTTGAAGGAACAGAGAATAGTTTAGGAAATCCATGGTATATTCCAGTTACAGTAATTAAAGGAGAAAAATCAGGTAAGAAATTTTTAATTAATTCAGGTGTTCATGGAAATGAATTAAATCCGATTTTAACTACTTATAAGATAAAAGAGAAATTAAAACCACAAGATTTGAAGGGAACAATAACAATAGTTCATGGAATGAATATACCTGGATTGTTAAATAATAATAGAGGTTATACATTTGGAGGAGGTTCTGAAAGCACATCAGATTTGAATAGACAAATGGATTCGGGAAAGACAGCAACATCAGACCAAAAATATTCAACATTACTTTGGAATAATTTATTATCAAAAAATGCAGATAAAGTAATTGATTTACACACAAGTGGAAAAGGAAGTAAATTCCCATTATTTGTTTATGCTGACTTTAGAAATCCAGATATTAAAAAGATGGCAGAATTAACAAGAGCAGATATTGTAAAAATGGATAATGGGGAAAAGGGTTCTGTGGAAACATCATTTGTAGAGTTGGGAATTCCAAGTATTACTTTTGAATTGGGATCTTCAGAAACACAAGAAGCTTTAATAGTAGAAAGAGCAACAAATGGAGTCATAAATAATCTTATTTATTGGGATAATTTAAGTGGAAAAAAAATAACACCGGAGACAGAGACATTTTATGGAAATTCATGGAGTCGTATTCGAGCTGAAAAAGGTGGGTTTGTAGAAACAAAAGTTAATGTAATGGATAAAGTAAAAAAAGGAGATATTTTATTTACTCAATATGATGCTTTTGGAAAAGTTTTAAAAAATTATGAAGCACCGAATGATGGAGTAGTAGCAAGTGTAAAAGATTATCCTTTTAGTGAGCCTGGGGACTCTTTAGGAAGAGTTATAGAATATGATTCAAAAGATAAAGATCAAATTTTAAAATAA
- a CDS encoding sugar porter family MFS transporter: MKNKNIYTVASIVGMAGFIFVYDSANLGGSVKYIQPYFKLGPSQVGILVAISLIGNFFGSLLAGYFSDKIGRKLTMIYGVIVGIIGLLFASLAPFITIFYIGRIVFGFSIGLIFVAAPMYITEVAPAPKRGRAGSIRQLLLAFGLILGYTIGFIFNYHFSLEWNIKFGWRVLIFIEIALLIIMLFSMLTLVESPRWLIIKGRIEEAKESLEAFIDSKERVNIVFSEMLTNNSPEISGKKIKIRGGLVYALTLCIIFPIFRQLSGVNAITYYAQKIFATISSDTPSLAYFQSIFIGVSELLGAIFVVTFADKMGRKILLLIGAAGMFFSEAFIAYSLYETQIGLDLSYFIYIYNFFFTISAGAMLTVYISEVLPTVIRSKGSSLTGMINWIADAAIIYSFPLLNANIYLTEKFHGSISFIIFSGSMLIFFIIILFLPETKDKTLEEIADYWKTKGDWE; this comes from the coding sequence ATGAAGAATAAAAATATATACACTGTAGCCTCTATTGTTGGTATGGCTGGATTTATATTTGTATATGATTCTGCTAATTTGGGAGGATCTGTTAAATATATTCAACCATATTTTAAATTAGGTCCTAGTCAAGTCGGAATTCTTGTTGCCATATCTCTTATTGGAAACTTTTTCGGAAGTTTACTTGCAGGATATTTTAGTGATAAAATCGGACGGAAACTAACAATGATTTATGGAGTTATCGTTGGAATAATTGGTCTTTTATTTGCCTCACTCGCCCCATTTATTACTATTTTTTATATTGGAAGAATTGTTTTTGGTTTTTCTATTGGGTTAATATTTGTTGCAGCTCCAATGTATATTACAGAAGTCGCACCTGCTCCTAAAAGAGGTCGAGCAGGCTCTATTCGTCAACTGCTTTTAGCTTTTGGATTAATATTAGGCTATACTATTGGATTTATATTTAACTATCATTTTTCTTTAGAATGGAATATTAAATTTGGATGGAGAGTTCTAATTTTTATTGAAATTGCGTTATTAATTATTATGCTATTTAGCATGCTCACTCTTGTTGAAAGTCCTCGTTGGCTTATAATTAAAGGTCGAATTGAAGAAGCGAAAGAAAGCTTGGAAGCTTTTATTGATTCGAAAGAACGGGTAAATATAGTTTTTTCAGAAATGCTTACCAATAACTCTCCAGAAATATCTGGAAAAAAAATAAAAATTCGTGGTGGTCTTGTTTATGCTTTAACTCTTTGTATTATTTTCCCAATATTTAGACAACTTTCTGGAGTAAATGCTATCACATATTATGCTCAAAAAATATTTGCAACCATTTCTAGTGACACTCCTAGTTTGGCTTATTTTCAAAGTATATTTATTGGTGTTTCAGAATTATTAGGTGCTATTTTTGTAGTTACATTTGCCGATAAAATGGGTCGAAAAATCCTTTTACTTATTGGTGCAGCAGGAATGTTTTTTTCGGAAGCGTTTATTGCTTATTCTTTATATGAAACGCAAATTGGATTAGATTTATCTTATTTTATATATATTTATAATTTTTTCTTTACTATATCTGCTGGTGCTATGCTTACTGTTTATATATCTGAAGTTCTTCCAACTGTTATTAGATCAAAAGGAAGCTCTCTTACTGGTATGATAAATTGGATTGCTGATGCAGCAATAATTTACTCCTTCCCTCTACTAAATGCTAATATCTATTTAACAGAAAAATTTCATGGATCAATTTCATTTATTATTTTTTCTGGTTCTATGTTAATATTTTTTATCATAATTCTATTTCTCCCTGAAACAAAAGATAAAACACTTGAAGAGATTGCAGATTATTGGAAAACAAAAGGTGATTGGGAATAA
- a CDS encoding GntR family transcriptional regulator: MIDKSSTTPLYLQLVEIILEQIKSGTYNEGEKIPSERELSETFNISRATVRQALSELEKQKDIYKIHGKGNFVSTHKINQDLNGFYSFSDEMIKLGKIPGNKILNLILKEAGNVIAAKLNIHPNDKIFILNRVRLADNEALMYETTYLPQWRFEEILESDIELNGLYNLMKNKYNVSISYAEETFSPCILNENDSLFLNAVPGDCGMTLERYTFEKNSIIEYTKSIVKGNSFKYKVRLNNFI; encoded by the coding sequence GTGATTGATAAATCTTCTACAACACCACTTTATTTACAGCTAGTTGAAATCATTTTAGAACAAATAAAATCTGGTACATACAATGAAGGCGAAAAAATTCCTTCTGAAAGGGAGTTATCAGAAACTTTTAATATTAGTCGAGCTACTGTTCGACAAGCTTTATCTGAACTTGAGAAACAAAAAGATATTTATAAAATACATGGAAAAGGAAATTTCGTATCAACTCACAAAATAAATCAAGATTTGAATGGTTTTTATTCCTTCAGTGATGAAATGATTAAATTAGGTAAAATTCCTGGAAATAAAATTCTAAATCTAATTTTAAAAGAAGCTGGAAATGTCATAGCTGCAAAACTAAATATACACCCTAATGATAAAATTTTTATTTTAAATAGAGTTCGTTTAGCTGATAATGAGGCCCTTATGTATGAGACAACATACTTACCTCAATGGAGATTTGAAGAAATTTTAGAAAGTGATATTGAATTAAACGGACTGTATAATCTCATGAAAAATAAATATAATGTTTCTATCTCATATGCTGAAGAAACTTTTTCACCTTGTATTTTAAATGAAAATGATAGTTTATTTTTAAACGCAGTTCCTGGTGATTGTGGTATGACTCTCGAAAGATATACATTTGAAAAAAATAGTATTATTGAATATACAAAATCAATAGTTAAAGGAAATAGTTTCAAATATAAGGTTCGTCTAAATAATTTTATTTAA
- the agaV gene encoding PTS N-acetylgalactosamine transporter subunit IIB: protein MPEPNIVLVRIDNRLIHGQVATAWAQHSGANLLLVPNDDVAQNPTRQSLMNLAAPKGAQTRYFSIQKTIDIIHKAAPRQLIAIIAETPQDVLKLVEGGVPIKKVNIGNMHMAEGKKQISKAVCVDENDISTFKKLSELGIELEIQRVPTEGKENILELIK, encoded by the coding sequence ATGCCGGAACCAAATATTGTTTTAGTGAGAATTGATAACAGATTGATTCATGGTCAAGTTGCAACTGCGTGGGCACAACATTCAGGAGCTAATTTATTATTAGTTCCAAATGATGATGTAGCACAAAATCCTACAAGACAAAGTCTGATGAATTTAGCCGCACCAAAAGGAGCTCAGACAAGATATTTTTCTATTCAAAAAACTATAGATATTATTCATAAAGCTGCACCAAGACAGCTTATAGCAATAATAGCTGAAACACCTCAAGATGTATTAAAATTAGTTGAAGGGGGAGTGCCAATAAAAAAAGTAAATATTGGAAATATGCATATGGCTGAGGGGAAAAAACAAATATCTAAAGCTGTTTGTGTAGATGAAAATGATATATCAACATTCAAAAAATTATCAGAATTAGGTATTGAATTGGAAATTCAAAGAGTTCCAACAGAAGGAAAGGAAAATATTCTAGAATTGATAAAATAG
- the agaW gene encoding PTS N-acetylgalactosamine transporter subunit IIC: MLLKAFLVAIYAGLAGIDLFDGLSHIHRPLVSGLIVGLILGDMKMGLIAGATLELVWMGAVPVGGAQPPNVVVGGIIGSAFAIMAKQDPTVAVGIAIPFAVAVQACITLLFTFFSPVMHKADKYAESCDTKGIERINYLGMGILFIFYFTVVFLPISIGAEAAQGIVSLLPPWLIKGFGVAGGMMPAIGFALLLNIMFKKEYIIFFVLGFILATYLNLPVIAIAAIGFIIAIYDYQKSKSVDKIKGLSLTSSTEEDYSDGI, translated from the coding sequence ATGTTATTAAAAGCTTTTTTAGTTGCCATTTATGCGGGATTAGCTGGAATAGATTTATTTGATGGACTATCACATATTCATAGACCATTAGTAAGTGGATTAATAGTGGGATTGATTTTAGGTGATATGAAAATGGGATTAATTGCAGGAGCAACATTAGAACTAGTTTGGATGGGAGCTGTTCCTGTTGGTGGAGCTCAACCACCAAATGTAGTTGTAGGAGGAATAATTGGATCAGCATTTGCAATTATGGCCAAGCAAGATCCTACTGTTGCTGTGGGGATTGCAATTCCTTTTGCAGTAGCAGTTCAAGCATGTATAACGCTATTATTTACATTTTTTTCTCCAGTTATGCATAAGGCAGATAAGTATGCAGAAAGTTGTGATACAAAAGGAATAGAGAGAATAAACTATTTAGGAATGGGGATTTTATTTATTTTTTATTTTACAGTAGTATTTTTACCAATATCAATAGGAGCAGAAGCAGCTCAAGGAATAGTTTCTTTATTACCACCGTGGTTAATTAAAGGATTTGGAGTAGCTGGTGGAATGATGCCAGCAATAGGATTTGCTCTTTTATTAAATATAATGTTTAAAAAAGAATATATAATATTCTTTGTATTAGGGTTTATACTAGCAACATATTTAAATTTACCAGTAATAGCCATTGCAGCAATAGGGTTCATAATAGCTATATATGATTATCAGAAGAGTAAAAGTGTTGATAAAATTAAGGGATTATCTTTAACATCTTCTACAGAGGAGGATTATAGCGATGGAATATAA
- a CDS encoding PTS system mannose/fructose/sorbose family transporter subunit IID: protein MEYNNNGYVDSSQEKVITKKDLNHMVWRSFLLQASFNYERMQACGWLYSMIPALKKIHKNKEDLSRSMKLHMEFFNVHPFLVTFVQGIVTAMEENKESQEAIRGIKIALMGPLGGIGDALFWFTLLPIAASIGVSLSLEGSIAGPIIFLLIFNSVHIFLRFFLMHYSYKMGVEAIEKLQGDTEYVTKGSLILGLTVVGGLIASFVRLNIPYVIEMGSTIVNIQTDVIDKIMPNMLPLLYTLLMFYLLKKKKTPITLIMLTLAIGIIGSLIGIL, encoded by the coding sequence ATGGAATATAATAATAATGGATATGTAGATAGTAGTCAAGAAAAAGTTATAACAAAAAAAGATTTAAATCATATGGTTTGGAGATCATTTTTATTACAAGCATCATTTAACTATGAAAGAATGCAAGCGTGTGGATGGTTATATAGCATGATACCAGCATTGAAAAAAATTCATAAAAATAAAGAGGATTTATCTAGATCAATGAAATTACATATGGAGTTTTTCAATGTTCACCCATTTCTGGTAACTTTTGTACAGGGAATTGTAACAGCAATGGAAGAAAATAAAGAGAGTCAAGAGGCTATACGGGGAATTAAAATTGCACTAATGGGACCTTTAGGTGGAATAGGAGATGCTTTATTTTGGTTTACATTATTGCCAATAGCTGCGAGTATAGGAGTTTCATTATCTTTGGAAGGAAGTATAGCAGGACCTATTATTTTTCTATTGATATTTAATTCGGTTCATATTTTCTTAAGATTTTTCTTAATGCATTATTCTTATAAAATGGGAGTAGAGGCTATAGAAAAATTACAAGGAGATACAGAGTATGTAACAAAAGGTTCGTTAATATTAGGTTTAACAGTTGTAGGTGGATTGATAGCTTCTTTTGTTAGATTAAACATACCGTATGTTATAGAAATGGGTAGTACAATAGTAAATATTCAAACAGATGTAATTGATAAAATAATGCCAAATATGTTGCCTTTACTGTATACTCTTCTTATGTTTTATTTATTAAAGAAAAAGAAAACACCAATAACATTGATTATGTTGACATTAGCTATTGGAATAATAGGAAGTTTGATAGGAATACTTTAG